A stretch of DNA from Rhizobacter sp.:
CCACGCTGCACGAGCAGCCGGATTTCCAGCGCTTTGCCGCCCGCCTGGGCGAGGTGCTGGCGAGCGACGACTTCGCGAAGCTGGTGCTGGCCAAGCCGCTCGCGGCGGCGGGTGACCTGCAGCGTGTGACGGCGCGGCGTGTGGTGCTGCGCGGCGAGCGGGTGCTCTCGCTCGTCTACACGCACGCCACGCGCGACATCACCAAGAACCACCCGCTCGATGAAGGCCAGGCCGTGCTGCTCGGCCTCGTGGGCACGCAGTTCGGCAATGCGCACCTCTTCCATGCGGACGAGGAAGTGCAGCTGGCGGTGAGCAAACGAGGCCGCTGCACGCTGGCCACGCACCGGGCCACCGCGCCGCAGGCCGCGTCGTCAGGCCACGACCGCGAGAAGCAGCGCTGGGTCGACGTGAACCGGCCCTTCCTCGTTGAGCTCGGCGTGACCACGCGCGACCACCAGGTGGTGCCGGCGATGGCGCGCAAGTGGAAGCAGATCAACAAGTTCGTCGAGGTGTTCGCGCATGCGTTGGAGCGCTCGCGCCTGGCCGACGCGAAGGCGCTGCACGTGATCGACTTCGGCTCGGGCAAGGGCTACCTGACCTTCGCGCTGCACGACTGGCTGCGCCACACGAAACACATCGACGCGCAGGTGACCGGCGTGGAGCTGCGGCCCGACATGGTGAAGCTGTGCAACGACGCCATCGCGCGCCTGAAGCTCGAGGGCCTGCGCATCGAAGAGGGCGACGTGCGGCACTACCAGCCCGCCGAGCTAAACGTGATGATCGCGCTGCACGCCTGCGACACGGCGACCGACCACGCGATCCACCTCGGCCTGCGCGCCGGGGCCGACATCATCCTGTGTTCACCCTGCTGCCACAAGGAGCTGCGCCCGCAGCTGCTGAGCCCGCACCCGCTCGCGCCCATCCTGCAGCATGGCGTGCACCTGGGCCAGCAGGCCGAGATGCTGACCGACGGCCTGCGCGCGATGCTGCTCGACGCCTGCGGCTACGACACGCAGGTGTTCGAGTTCGTGTCGCTGGAGCACACGCAGAAGAACAAGATGATCCTCGCGGTGAAGCGGGCGCAGCCGCGCTCCAACACCGAGGTGTTGCAGCAGGTGCGCGAGGTGAAGGACTTCTACCGCGTACAGCAGCAGTGCCTGGAGACGCTGCTCAAGGCCGACGGGCTGCTGCCGGCCTGATTCACTTCGACGCCACACCCGAGGCCGCCGCCGCGCTCTGCGGCGTGGGCACCACCTGCCCCGGGGTGTCGCTCGGGCCCTGGCCGGGCGGGATGTGCGGCAGCCGGTGGGCGATGCCCTTGTGGCAGTCGATGCAGGTCTTCTCTTTGTTGGCGAGGTAGGTGCTGTGCATCGCCTGCGCGCGCTGGCTCTGGCGGGTGAAGTCCATCGAGTCGTACTGGTGGCAGTTGCGGCACTCCAGCGAATCGTTGGCCTTCAGGCGCGCCCATTCGTGCTGCGCGAGTTCCAGCCGCTTGGCCTGGAACTTCTCGGGCGTGTCGATGGTGCCGAAGATCTTGCCCCACACCTCCTTCGAGGCCTGCATCTTGCGGGCCATCTTGTCGGTCCAGTTGTGCGGCACGTGGCAGTCGCTGCAGACCGCACGCACGCCGGAACGGTTGGTGTAGTGGATGGTGGTCTTGAGTTCGGCGAACACGTTGTCGCGCATCTCGTGGCAGCCGGTGCAGAAGGCTTCGGTGTTGGTCGCCTCCATCGCGGTGTTGAAGCCGCCCCAGAAGACGATGCCGCCGATGAAGCCGACGATGGTCAGGAAGCCGAGGCTGTAGTGGACGCTCGGGCGAGAGATGACATGCCAGTAACGCTTGAGCAGGTTGATCACGGTGTGGTCCTCTGGGGCGTCGTCAAACCTTGGAAACGGTTGCCGGTGATGGGGGACACCGGCTCCTGCGACACGTGGCACTGCTGGCAGAAGTAGCGGCGGGTGGAGATGCGGTCGAGTACCTTGCCGTTGCGGTCGACGTAGTGCGTCTTGCTCACCGGCACCGCGCCGCTGAACTCGGTCTTGTCACGCGCGTGGCAGTCGAGGCATTTGTTGAAGTTCTTGTCGATCTGGTAGCCGTCGACACGGTGCGGCACCACCGGTGGCTGCATGTCGTAGTTGCGCGGCATGCGGCGGTCGTCGTTGACGCTGTTGGTCAGGCGCGGCGGGCGGGTGCTGTCGGGGATGGGCGCCGTGCCGCGGGCGGCGTCGGTGAAGCCCGCGGGGGCGCTGGCAGGCGCGCTGGTGGAGGTTTGCGCCATCGGTGCGAGCGGCAGCGCGAGCGCCGCGGCGAGCAGGAGCAAAAAGCGTCGTGTCATGGCATCACACCTTCTCGATCTTGATCGCGCACTTCTTGAAGTCCGTCTGCAGGGAGATCGGGTCGGTGGCGTCGAGCGTCAGCTTGTTGATGAGCTGGCTGGCATCGAACCAGGGCACGAACACCAGGCCGCGCGGCGGCTTGTTGCGCCCCCGCGTTTCGACGCGGGTGTGCATGCGGCCGCGCCGCGAGCTGAGCATGACCTCGTCGCCGCGCCGCACGCCGAGCGCGCGTGCGTCTTCCGGGTGGATGTAGCAGACCGCGTTGGGCACCGCCTTGTGCAGCTCCGGCACGCGCCGGGTCATCGAGCCAGAGTGCCAGTGCTCCAGCACACGCCCGGTCGACAGCCAGAACGGGTACTCCTTGTCGGGTGCTTCCGCCGGCGGCTCGTAGGGCAGGGCGAAGATGACCGCCTTGTTGTCCTTGTGGCCGTAGAACTGGTAGCCGGTGCCCGCCTTCACATAGGGGTCGCTGCCTTCCTTGTAGCGCCAGCGGGTCTCCTTGCCGTTGACGACCGGCCAGCGCAGGCCGCGCACCTGGTGGTAGGTGTCGAAGGGGGCGAGGTCGTGCCCGTGGCCGCGGCCGAAGGTTGCGTATTCCTCGAACAGGCCCTTCTGCACGTAGAAGCCGAAGGCCTTCGATTCGTCGTTGGCGTAGCCGGCTTCGATCTGCGAGGTGGGGAAGGCATCGACCTGGCCGTTGCGGTACAGCACCTCGAAGAGTGTCTTGCCCTTGACCGACGGCTGCTTGGCGATGAGCTCGGCCGGCCACACCTCCTCGATCTTGAAGCGCTTGCTGAACTCCATCAGCTGCCAGAGGTCGCTCTTGGCTTCGCCCGGTGCGCTGACCAGCTGGTGCCAAAAGTGCGTGCGCCGCTCGGCGTTGCCATACGCGCCTTCCTTCTCGACCCACATCGCGGTCGGCAGGATCAGGTCGGCGGCGACGGCGGTGACGGTCGGGTAGGCGTCGGACACGACCACGAAGTTGGCCGGGTTGCGGTAGCCGGGGAAGCCTTCCTGCGAGAGGTTGGCCGCCGCCTGCATGTTGTTGTTGACCTGCACCCAGTACGCATTGAGCTTGCCGTCTTTCAGCATGCGGTTCTGCAGCACGGCGTGGTAGCCCGGCGTGGTGGGGATGGTGCCCTGGGGCACCTTCCAGATTTCTTCGGTGTGCTTGCGGTGCTCGGGGTTGGCCACCACCATGTCGGCGGGCAGGCGGTGCGAGAAGGTGCCCACCTCGCGTGCGGTGCCGCAGGCGCTCGGCTGGCCGGTGAGCGAGAAGGGGCTGTTGCCCGGCGTGGAGATCTTGCCGGTCAGCAAGTGGATGTTGTAGACCATGTTGTTGGCCCACACACCGCGGGTGTGCTGGTTGAAGCCCATGGTCCAGAACGACATCACCTTGACCTTCGGGTCGGCGTACAGCTCGGCCAGCGCGAGCAGCCGGTTGGCCGGCACGCCCGAGAGCTTGGCGGTGTACTCGAGCGTGTAGGTCGACACGAACTTGGCGAACTCGTCGAAGCTGCTCGGCTTGGCGCCGCCCGCGTCCTTCGCGTTCTTCGCCGCCACCTGCAGCGGGTGCTCGGGGCGCAGGCCGTAGCCGATGTCGGGGTTGCCCACCTTGAAGGTGGTGTGCTTGTCGACGAACTCGCGGTTCACACGCCCGGTGCTGATGATGTGGTGGGCGATGAAGTTGAGGATGGCCAGGTCCGTCTGCGGCGTGAAGATCATGTTGATGTCGGCCAGGTCGCACGAGCGGTGCTCGAAGGTCGACAGCACGGCCACCTTCACATGCGCGGCCGAGAGGCGCCGGTCGGTCACGCGGGTCCACAGCACCGGGTGCATCTCGGCCATGTTGGAGCCC
This window harbors:
- the napA gene encoding periplasmic nitrate reductase subunit alpha, producing the protein MAIVRRDFIRNTAAATAAMVAGVPLPGNAQQPAAPNDPSVKWSKAPCRFCGTGCGVTVGVKDNRVVATHGDVQAEVNKGLNCVKGYFLSKIMYGEDRLTKPLLRMKNGQYDKNGEFQPVSWDMAFDTMAAQWKKVLKEKGPTAVGMFGSGQWTVWEGYAALKLMKAGFRTNNIDPNARHCMASAVAGMMRTFGMDEPMGCYDDIEAADAFVLWGSNMAEMHPVLWTRVTDRRLSAAHVKVAVLSTFEHRSCDLADINMIFTPQTDLAILNFIAHHIISTGRVNREFVDKHTTFKVGNPDIGYGLRPEHPLQVAAKNAKDAGGAKPSSFDEFAKFVSTYTLEYTAKLSGVPANRLLALAELYADPKVKVMSFWTMGFNQHTRGVWANNMVYNIHLLTGKISTPGNSPFSLTGQPSACGTAREVGTFSHRLPADMVVANPEHRKHTEEIWKVPQGTIPTTPGYHAVLQNRMLKDGKLNAYWVQVNNNMQAAANLSQEGFPGYRNPANFVVVSDAYPTVTAVAADLILPTAMWVEKEGAYGNAERRTHFWHQLVSAPGEAKSDLWQLMEFSKRFKIEEVWPAELIAKQPSVKGKTLFEVLYRNGQVDAFPTSQIEAGYANDESKAFGFYVQKGLFEEYATFGRGHGHDLAPFDTYHQVRGLRWPVVNGKETRWRYKEGSDPYVKAGTGYQFYGHKDNKAVIFALPYEPPAEAPDKEYPFWLSTGRVLEHWHSGSMTRRVPELHKAVPNAVCYIHPEDARALGVRRGDEVMLSSRRGRMHTRVETRGRNKPPRGLVFVPWFDASQLINKLTLDATDPISLQTDFKKCAIKIEKV
- a CDS encoding nitrate reductase cytochrome c-type subunit; translated protein: MAQTSTSAPASAPAGFTDAARGTAPIPDSTRPPRLTNSVNDDRRMPRNYDMQPPVVPHRVDGYQIDKNFNKCLDCHARDKTEFSGAVPVSKTHYVDRNGKVLDRISTRRYFCQQCHVSQEPVSPITGNRFQGLTTPQRTTP
- a CDS encoding cytochrome c3 family protein — protein: MINLLKRYWHVISRPSVHYSLGFLTIVGFIGGIVFWGGFNTAMEATNTEAFCTGCHEMRDNVFAELKTTIHYTNRSGVRAVCSDCHVPHNWTDKMARKMQASKEVWGKIFGTIDTPEKFQAKRLELAQHEWARLKANDSLECRNCHQYDSMDFTRQSQRAQAMHSTYLANKEKTCIDCHKGIAHRLPHIPPGQGPSDTPGQVVPTPQSAAAASGVASK
- a CDS encoding SAM-dependent methyltransferase, which gives rise to MSAPHPSSSTATLHEQPDFQRFAARLGEVLASDDFAKLVLAKPLAAAGDLQRVTARRVVLRGERVLSLVYTHATRDITKNHPLDEGQAVLLGLVGTQFGNAHLFHADEEVQLAVSKRGRCTLATHRATAPQAASSGHDREKQRWVDVNRPFLVELGVTTRDHQVVPAMARKWKQINKFVEVFAHALERSRLADAKALHVIDFGSGKGYLTFALHDWLRHTKHIDAQVTGVELRPDMVKLCNDAIARLKLEGLRIEEGDVRHYQPAELNVMIALHACDTATDHAIHLGLRAGADIILCSPCCHKELRPQLLSPHPLAPILQHGVHLGQQAEMLTDGLRAMLLDACGYDTQVFEFVSLEHTQKNKMILAVKRAQPRSNTEVLQQVREVKDFYRVQQQCLETLLKADGLLPA